In Tachysurus fulvidraco isolate hzauxx_2018 chromosome 11, HZAU_PFXX_2.0, whole genome shotgun sequence, one DNA window encodes the following:
- the LOC113649073 gene encoding protein sel-1 homolog 3 isoform X2, translated as MGELERIYKRESLQLGILVIFCSSFSQSSSGALTLLNPHESPVSVHPLWVRYSCSDSSMVHLQVLVSFDTGSTSVIFQRQWECSPGAHRTRVVKMHLPDWLVYQPDWRVAMSDWVLSCFIRVWMSSGVSSESEPGRESLASAVETFTVLNPLSRPFKEHLVCPSWETETIWKAHRWKSECPVENEVSSLLSSLYGSSGENFGITRTLHPFTSRLLEGQRLKSVTYPWCAFSLWVLLDQHCREHLCGILHHLDTQENYATPSLLLTRTGHLHLQLELEGGSQSAFLSSFTLPLHQWCLLNLELTGRTGKITAACMERDKQPVIESSEYTFKMTVKMDDTDGYFVVAGGKFMRGFEGFYGPVTYYRTRLPSVNLSELQLPQILQKVNISGWFLSCQQFRSELERKISEYSREIAAKTPKERCVDVYTELTLKTNAANSRTQCSSDKALQCPQRRPVARLVQKIIDKHGCLGDNRALHLASVLHSSGLGVKKQPYKAWLLSVLGAQKDWRLALLRMGHLHHVGFQSLAADPELSYAYYSNIAKQTSVDRLKPSSQQTFVESIYLHDEEILKAQTNEDDDIFLWLKLQARNGVADAERAVAQMLFWGQQGVNTDIRTAVRHYERGATKLQDPVSMYDYAIVLLTGQGVPQDVPKAVTFLKKAMEQGFTPAITALGWYYEQFEKNYERAVELWEQADELENPDAAMNLGVLHSQGLYPGQGPDKVKAYKYFLKSAQRGHINGGIELAEIWSQGIPGYVVRRPSDAVLWVKWASEQNGYLGSALRKGLNAHLKGNWFMALLHYLICAECGFEAAQFNVAFLCEHSPHGSLNPVFLTECMLRYYNLSIQSQDPSPYALVKMGDLLYEEHARGKRDLSHVVEMYKKAALKNDPQGWYSLGLLVQEGHRLSPALLSELKLLQHYFADRYTLLTSLYHRCRDSNSDEAYLPCTLALLATHLDSIHTLGPTTMKLLSAIAVAVATLSFFKLVPVILRQRSVSSHQSSGSSANTEAPEQDETIAS; from the exons ATGGGAGAATTAGAGCGAATCTACAAGAGGGAGTCACTTCAGCTCGGGATTCTT gTCATTTTCTGTTCAAGTTTCAGCCAAAGCAGCTCAGGTGCTCTCACACTCCTAAACCCTCATGAATCTCCAGTCTCTGTCCACCCGCTGTGGGTCCGTTATTCCTGCAGCGATTCATCGATGGTCCACCTGCAGGTTTTGGTCTCTTTCGACACCGGAAGCACGTCTGTGATCTTCCAGCGTCAGTGGGAATGTTCTCCTGGTGCTCACAGAACCCGTGTTGTGAAGATGCATCTCCCTGACTGGTTGGTTTATCAGCCTGACTGGAGAGTAGCAATGTCTGACTGGGTGCTTAGCTGTTTTATCCGTGTCTGGATGAGCAGCGGTGTATCGTCTGAGTCTGAGCCGGGCCGAGAGTCTCTGGCCAGCGCGGTGGAAACTTTCACCGTCCTCAATCCTCTGAGCCGGCCGTTTAAAGAGCACCTTGTGTGTCCTAGCTGGGAGACGGAGACGATTTGGAAAGCTCACAGATGGAAATCCGAGTGTCCAGTGGAAAACG AAGTTTCCAGTTTGTTGTCGTCGCTCTACGGCTCCTCTGGGGAGAACTTTGGCATCACTAGAACTCTCCATCCGTTCACCAGCAGATTGCTGGAAGGACAACGTCTCAAATCTGTTACATATCCATg GTGTGCCTTCTCtctttgggttttattagaCCAACATTGTAGAGAACATCTGTGTGGGATTTTACATCACCTAGACACGCAGGAGAATTACGCCACTCCATCGTTGTTACTCACACGTACAG GTCACCTCCATTTACAGCTGGAATTAGAGGGCGGTTCACAATCAGCATTTCTGTCCTCCTTCACACTTCCTTTGCACCAGTGGTGCCTTCTGAACCTGGAGCTGACAGGAAGAACG GGGAAAATCACAGCTGCATGTATGGAGAGAGATAAACAACCAGTTATCGAGTCTTCAGAATACAC GTTCAAGATGACGGTAAAGATGGATGATACAGACGGATATTTTGTGGTCGCCGGAGGAAAATTTATGAGAGGCTTTGAAGGCTTTTATGGTCCAGTAACATATTACAGAACAAGATTACCATCTGTTAACCTG TCTGAGCTTCAGCTTCCTCAGATTCTGCAGAAGGTGAATATATCTGGATGGTTTCTGTCGTGTCAGCAATTCCGGTCTGAACTCGAACGCAAAATATCCGAGTATTCACGTGAAATTGCTGCAAAGACAccgaaag agagaTGTGTGGATGTATACACTGAGCTGACACTGAAAACCAATGCAGCAAACTCAAGGACACAGTGCAGCTCTGATAAAGCACTACAGTGTCCTCAGAGACGACCGGTGGCTCGACTGGTTCAGAAAATAATCGACAAACACG GGTGTTTAGGAGACAACCGAGCGCTTCATCTCGCTTCTGTGCTCCACAGCAGCGGACTTGGTGTTAAGAAGCAGCCCTACAAG GCCTGGTTGTTGTCAGTATTGGGAGCTCAGAAGGACTGGAGGCTGGCTCTCCTCCGCATGGGGCACCTGCACCATGTTGGTTTTCAGAGTTTAGCAGCAGATCCTGAACTTTCCTACGCCTACTATTCTAACATCGCCAAGCAAACCTCAGTCGACCGTCTCAAACCTTCCTCACAACAG ACGTTTGTCGAGTCGATATACCTCCACGATGAGGAAATCCTGAAAGCCCAAACCAACGAGGATGACGACATCTTCCTTTGGCTCAAACTCCAGGCACGCAATGGTGTAGCGGACGCAGAG CGAGCAGTGGCTCAGATGCTCTTCTGGGGTCAGCAAGGTGTTAATACAGATATCCGTACGGCAGTGAGACACTACGAGAGGGGAGCCACCAAACTGCAGGATCCCGTTTCTATGTACGACTACGCCATCGTGCTGCTAACG GGCCAAGGAGTTCCACAAGATGTGCCAAAAGCTGTCACTTTCCTGAAAAAAGCAATGGAACAG GGCTTCACTCCAGCCATCACGGCTTTGGGGTGGTACTACGAGCAGTTCGAGAAGAACTACGAGCGAGCGGTGGAGCTCTGGGAACAGGCCGATGAGCTGGAGAATCCAGACGCTGCAATGAATCTAGGAGTCTTGCACTCGCAAGGCCTTTATCCTGGACAAGGACCCGACAAA GTTAAGGCGTATAAGTACTTTCTGAAATCGGCCCAGAGAGGCCACATAAACGGGGGCATTGAACTAGCTGAAATTTGGAGTCAAGGTATTCCTGGATATGTGGTGCGACGTCCATCGGATGCTGTTCT GTGGGTGAAGTGGGCATCAGAGCAGAATGGATATCTTGGATCAGCCTTGAGGAAAGGCCTGAATGCCCATCTTAAGGGGAACTG GTTCATGGCATTGCTTCATTACCTGATATGTGCCGAGTGTGGATTTGAAGCAGCTCAGTTTAACGTAGCATTTCTGTGTGAACACAGTCCT CACGGATCCTTAAATCCAGTCTTTCTGACCGAGTGTATGTTGAGATACTACAATCTCTCCATTCAGAGCCAAGATCCTTCGCCATACG CTCTGGTTAAAATGGGAGACCTGTTGTATGAGGAACATGCACGGGGCAAAAGAGACCTTTCGCATGTAGTCGAGATGTACAAAAAGGCAGCGCTTAAAAACGACCCACAG GGATGGTACAGTCTGGGGCTGCTTGTTCAGGAAGGTCACAGATTATCACCAGCGCTACTCTCTGAACTAAAGCTGCTACAACATTATTTTGCAGACAGATACACCCTTCTTACCAGCCTGTACCACAG aTGCCGAGACTCTAACAGTGACGAAGCGTACCTCCCCTGTACTCTTGCTCTGCTTGCTACACACTTagactccatacacacacttggACCTACTACTATGAAG CTACTCAGCGCAATTGCGGTTGCCGTCGCCACTCTCTCCTTTTTCAAACTCGTCCCTGTCATCCTTCGGCAGAGGTCAGTATCAAGCCACCAGAGCTCAGGATCATCCGCGAACACAGAGGCACCAGAACAGGATGAGACTATAGCATCCTGA
- the LOC113649073 gene encoding protein sel-1 homolog 3 isoform X1, with the protein MGELERIYKRESLQLGILVIFCSSFSQSSSGALTLLNPHESPVSVHPLWVRYSCSDSSMVHLQVLVSFDTGSTSVIFQRQWECSPGAHRTRVVKMHLPDWLVYQPDWRVAMSDWVLSCFIRVWMSSGVSSESEPGRESLASAVETFTVLNPLSRPFKEHLVCPSWETETIWKAHRWKSECPVENEVSSLLSSLYGSSGENFGITRTLHPFTSRLLEGQRLKSVTYPWCAFSLWVLLDQHCREHLCGILHHLDTQENYATPSLLLTRTGHLHLQLELEGGSQSAFLSSFTLPLHQWCLLNLELTGRTGKITAACMERDKQPVIESSEYTFKMTVKMDDTDGYFVVAGGKFMRGFEGFYGPVTYYRTRLPSVNLSELQLPQILQKVNISGWFLSCQQFRSELERKISEYSREIAAKTPKERCVDVYTELTLKTNAANSRTQCSSDKALQCPQRRPVARLVQKIIDKHGSVSPAAVGRALYAGVLRVMEREKSVKMLSRLMPSLLQAGCLGDNRALHLASVLHSSGLGVKKQPYKAWLLSVLGAQKDWRLALLRMGHLHHVGFQSLAADPELSYAYYSNIAKQTSVDRLKPSSQQTFVESIYLHDEEILKAQTNEDDDIFLWLKLQARNGVADAERAVAQMLFWGQQGVNTDIRTAVRHYERGATKLQDPVSMYDYAIVLLTGQGVPQDVPKAVTFLKKAMEQGFTPAITALGWYYEQFEKNYERAVELWEQADELENPDAAMNLGVLHSQGLYPGQGPDKVKAYKYFLKSAQRGHINGGIELAEIWSQGIPGYVVRRPSDAVLWVKWASEQNGYLGSALRKGLNAHLKGNWFMALLHYLICAECGFEAAQFNVAFLCEHSPHGSLNPVFLTECMLRYYNLSIQSQDPSPYALVKMGDLLYEEHARGKRDLSHVVEMYKKAALKNDPQGWYSLGLLVQEGHRLSPALLSELKLLQHYFADRYTLLTSLYHRCRDSNSDEAYLPCTLALLATHLDSIHTLGPTTMKLLSAIAVAVATLSFFKLVPVILRQRSVSSHQSSGSSANTEAPEQDETIAS; encoded by the exons ATGGGAGAATTAGAGCGAATCTACAAGAGGGAGTCACTTCAGCTCGGGATTCTT gTCATTTTCTGTTCAAGTTTCAGCCAAAGCAGCTCAGGTGCTCTCACACTCCTAAACCCTCATGAATCTCCAGTCTCTGTCCACCCGCTGTGGGTCCGTTATTCCTGCAGCGATTCATCGATGGTCCACCTGCAGGTTTTGGTCTCTTTCGACACCGGAAGCACGTCTGTGATCTTCCAGCGTCAGTGGGAATGTTCTCCTGGTGCTCACAGAACCCGTGTTGTGAAGATGCATCTCCCTGACTGGTTGGTTTATCAGCCTGACTGGAGAGTAGCAATGTCTGACTGGGTGCTTAGCTGTTTTATCCGTGTCTGGATGAGCAGCGGTGTATCGTCTGAGTCTGAGCCGGGCCGAGAGTCTCTGGCCAGCGCGGTGGAAACTTTCACCGTCCTCAATCCTCTGAGCCGGCCGTTTAAAGAGCACCTTGTGTGTCCTAGCTGGGAGACGGAGACGATTTGGAAAGCTCACAGATGGAAATCCGAGTGTCCAGTGGAAAACG AAGTTTCCAGTTTGTTGTCGTCGCTCTACGGCTCCTCTGGGGAGAACTTTGGCATCACTAGAACTCTCCATCCGTTCACCAGCAGATTGCTGGAAGGACAACGTCTCAAATCTGTTACATATCCATg GTGTGCCTTCTCtctttgggttttattagaCCAACATTGTAGAGAACATCTGTGTGGGATTTTACATCACCTAGACACGCAGGAGAATTACGCCACTCCATCGTTGTTACTCACACGTACAG GTCACCTCCATTTACAGCTGGAATTAGAGGGCGGTTCACAATCAGCATTTCTGTCCTCCTTCACACTTCCTTTGCACCAGTGGTGCCTTCTGAACCTGGAGCTGACAGGAAGAACG GGGAAAATCACAGCTGCATGTATGGAGAGAGATAAACAACCAGTTATCGAGTCTTCAGAATACAC GTTCAAGATGACGGTAAAGATGGATGATACAGACGGATATTTTGTGGTCGCCGGAGGAAAATTTATGAGAGGCTTTGAAGGCTTTTATGGTCCAGTAACATATTACAGAACAAGATTACCATCTGTTAACCTG TCTGAGCTTCAGCTTCCTCAGATTCTGCAGAAGGTGAATATATCTGGATGGTTTCTGTCGTGTCAGCAATTCCGGTCTGAACTCGAACGCAAAATATCCGAGTATTCACGTGAAATTGCTGCAAAGACAccgaaag agagaTGTGTGGATGTATACACTGAGCTGACACTGAAAACCAATGCAGCAAACTCAAGGACACAGTGCAGCTCTGATAAAGCACTACAGTGTCCTCAGAGACGACCGGTGGCTCGACTGGTTCAGAAAATAATCGACAAACACG GCTCCGTGAGTCCGGCTGCCGTCGGCCGAGCTTTGTACgccggcgtgctgcgtgtgatggagagagagaagagtgtgaAGATGTTAAGTAGACTGATGCCTTCTCTATTACAAGCAGGGTGTTTAGGAGACAACCGAGCGCTTCATCTCGCTTCTGTGCTCCACAGCAGCGGACTTGGTGTTAAGAAGCAGCCCTACAAG GCCTGGTTGTTGTCAGTATTGGGAGCTCAGAAGGACTGGAGGCTGGCTCTCCTCCGCATGGGGCACCTGCACCATGTTGGTTTTCAGAGTTTAGCAGCAGATCCTGAACTTTCCTACGCCTACTATTCTAACATCGCCAAGCAAACCTCAGTCGACCGTCTCAAACCTTCCTCACAACAG ACGTTTGTCGAGTCGATATACCTCCACGATGAGGAAATCCTGAAAGCCCAAACCAACGAGGATGACGACATCTTCCTTTGGCTCAAACTCCAGGCACGCAATGGTGTAGCGGACGCAGAG CGAGCAGTGGCTCAGATGCTCTTCTGGGGTCAGCAAGGTGTTAATACAGATATCCGTACGGCAGTGAGACACTACGAGAGGGGAGCCACCAAACTGCAGGATCCCGTTTCTATGTACGACTACGCCATCGTGCTGCTAACG GGCCAAGGAGTTCCACAAGATGTGCCAAAAGCTGTCACTTTCCTGAAAAAAGCAATGGAACAG GGCTTCACTCCAGCCATCACGGCTTTGGGGTGGTACTACGAGCAGTTCGAGAAGAACTACGAGCGAGCGGTGGAGCTCTGGGAACAGGCCGATGAGCTGGAGAATCCAGACGCTGCAATGAATCTAGGAGTCTTGCACTCGCAAGGCCTTTATCCTGGACAAGGACCCGACAAA GTTAAGGCGTATAAGTACTTTCTGAAATCGGCCCAGAGAGGCCACATAAACGGGGGCATTGAACTAGCTGAAATTTGGAGTCAAGGTATTCCTGGATATGTGGTGCGACGTCCATCGGATGCTGTTCT GTGGGTGAAGTGGGCATCAGAGCAGAATGGATATCTTGGATCAGCCTTGAGGAAAGGCCTGAATGCCCATCTTAAGGGGAACTG GTTCATGGCATTGCTTCATTACCTGATATGTGCCGAGTGTGGATTTGAAGCAGCTCAGTTTAACGTAGCATTTCTGTGTGAACACAGTCCT CACGGATCCTTAAATCCAGTCTTTCTGACCGAGTGTATGTTGAGATACTACAATCTCTCCATTCAGAGCCAAGATCCTTCGCCATACG CTCTGGTTAAAATGGGAGACCTGTTGTATGAGGAACATGCACGGGGCAAAAGAGACCTTTCGCATGTAGTCGAGATGTACAAAAAGGCAGCGCTTAAAAACGACCCACAG GGATGGTACAGTCTGGGGCTGCTTGTTCAGGAAGGTCACAGATTATCACCAGCGCTACTCTCTGAACTAAAGCTGCTACAACATTATTTTGCAGACAGATACACCCTTCTTACCAGCCTGTACCACAG aTGCCGAGACTCTAACAGTGACGAAGCGTACCTCCCCTGTACTCTTGCTCTGCTTGCTACACACTTagactccatacacacacttggACCTACTACTATGAAG CTACTCAGCGCAATTGCGGTTGCCGTCGCCACTCTCTCCTTTTTCAAACTCGTCCCTGTCATCCTTCGGCAGAGGTCAGTATCAAGCCACCAGAGCTCAGGATCATCCGCGAACACAGAGGCACCAGAACAGGATGAGACTATAGCATCCTGA